One window of the Bernardetia sp. genome contains the following:
- a CDS encoding ATP-grasp domain-containing protein has product MKLYTEKLVRGEFSNVSFYAGIEAFYSMGFEIIEVENIESLVIDEDNVFFGSIDFVQSGLKKMNIQVPEHIDYPESLNKYYGRKISESTINTIANNPDSWNVFVKPKGHLKKFTGRHIKTTFDLIGCGDRENDVPVWVSEPVEFVSEWRVFVRYNQVLGVRPYKGDWRGQYNYKIIEEAISSYQNAPAGYAIDFGLTKEGKFLVVEVNEGYSIGNYGLFYTDYAKLLSARWAEMTNQVDLCNF; this is encoded by the coding sequence ATGAAATTATACACAGAAAAATTAGTAAGAGGAGAGTTTAGTAATGTTAGCTTTTATGCAGGTATTGAGGCTTTTTACAGTATGGGCTTTGAGATAATAGAAGTAGAAAACATCGAAAGCCTAGTTATAGATGAAGATAATGTATTCTTTGGAAGTATAGATTTTGTTCAGAGTGGACTAAAGAAAATGAATATCCAAGTACCTGAACATATCGATTATCCAGAGAGTTTGAATAAATATTATGGAAGAAAAATTAGTGAATCAACGATAAACACCATTGCTAACAATCCAGATTCTTGGAATGTTTTTGTAAAACCTAAAGGGCATCTCAAAAAGTTTACAGGCAGACATATAAAAACTACCTTTGACCTTATTGGTTGTGGAGACAGAGAAAATGATGTTCCTGTTTGGGTCTCAGAACCTGTTGAGTTTGTCAGTGAATGGAGGGTTTTTGTAAGATACAATCAAGTTCTTGGGGTAAGACCCTATAAAGGCGATTGGAGAGGACAATACAATTACAAAATCATAGAAGAAGCTATTAGTTCGTATCAAAATGCACCAGCAGGATATGCCATAGATTTTGGGCTTACAAAAGAAGGTAAATTCCTAGTAGTGGAAGTTAATGAAGGATATTCCATTGGTAACTATGGCTTGTTTTATACTGATTATGCAAAGCTACTATCTGCTCGTTGGGCAGAAATGACAAATCAAGTGGATTTATGTAATTTCTAA
- a CDS encoding adenosine deaminase has translation MKYLLTAILFLIILPTTFSQNPDKATTNRINSYLDSIRKDEARLRQFLSKMPKGADLHHHYSGSVYAETYLEYVEKNNLWINKNSFAISDKQVPRGERSEWSRVSSLKTDGYWSDIKVKIIGSWSKLYFDYVSCPNDEHFFSTFDKFSIPETATFNEGLQEIKQRAISENVSYIETMLTSTGFFEAFQKDEIFNNQLLKLQETKDKSIQTKFAELYKYYTKENNGIFKSKVEEHNNLIQRLHINNKIDDENFTMRYQNYFIRVLDPATTFKSFLISFHSASTSDLIVGVNIVAPENNTISMRDYWLHMQMFRFFKSVYPNVRTAMHAGELTLGLVKPEDLTFHINEAVFIADAERIGHGVDIAYEKDSDKLLKHMAENKIPIEISFSSNDFILGIRGNRHPILLYKSYGVPIVISTDDAGVLRTDLTEQFLILIRDYPSISYQDIKTMIFNSIEYSFLEKSEKEKLTKDLEKRFLEFEDEF, from the coding sequence ATGAAATACCTACTCACAGCAATTTTATTTTTAATAATTCTTCCAACTACTTTTTCTCAAAATCCTGATAAAGCAACTACCAACAGAATCAATTCTTATTTAGACAGCATTAGAAAGGACGAAGCAAGATTGAGACAATTTCTTTCTAAAATGCCCAAGGGAGCAGATCTACACCATCATTATAGTGGTTCTGTATATGCCGAAACGTATTTAGAATATGTAGAGAAGAATAATTTATGGATAAATAAAAATTCCTTTGCTATTTCTGATAAGCAAGTGCCTAGAGGAGAAAGAAGTGAATGGTCTAGGGTAAGTTCTCTTAAAACAGACGGATATTGGTCAGATATAAAAGTCAAGATAATAGGGTCTTGGTCGAAGCTCTATTTTGATTATGTTTCATGTCCTAACGATGAACATTTTTTTTCGACCTTCGATAAATTCAGCATTCCAGAAACTGCTACCTTCAATGAAGGACTACAAGAAATAAAACAAAGAGCTATTTCTGAAAATGTGAGCTACATTGAAACAATGCTTACCAGTACAGGATTTTTTGAGGCTTTTCAGAAAGATGAAATATTTAACAACCAGCTTTTAAAACTACAAGAAACAAAAGATAAATCTATTCAAACAAAATTTGCCGAACTGTATAAATACTACACTAAAGAAAACAACGGTATTTTCAAATCAAAAGTAGAAGAACACAACAATCTCATTCAAAGGCTTCACATCAACAATAAAATAGACGATGAAAATTTTACCATGCGTTATCAAAACTATTTTATTCGTGTGCTTGACCCAGCAACTACATTCAAATCATTCTTAATTTCGTTTCACTCTGCCAGTACGTCGGACTTAATAGTGGGTGTAAATATTGTCGCACCAGAAAACAATACCATTTCGATGAGAGATTATTGGTTACACATGCAGATGTTTAGGTTTTTCAAATCGGTTTATCCAAACGTCAGAACAGCAATGCACGCAGGAGAACTTACTCTTGGCTTGGTAAAACCAGAAGATTTGACTTTCCACATCAACGAAGCTGTATTTATTGCAGATGCAGAGCGTATCGGACACGGTGTAGATATTGCTTATGAAAAAGATTCGGATAAACTTTTGAAGCACATGGCAGAAAATAAGATTCCGATAGAAATTAGTTTTTCTAGCAATGATTTTATTTTGGGAATACGTGGAAACAGACATCCTATTTTGCTTTACAAATCTTATGGTGTTCCGATAGTAATTTCGACAGACGATGCAGGAGTTTTGAGAACTGATTTGACAGAGCAGTTTTTGATTCTGATAAGAGACTATCCTTCTATAAGCTACCAAGACATAAAAACAATGATTTTTAATAGCATTGAATATTCGTTTTTGGAAAAATCAGAAAAAGAAAAATTAACTAAAGATTTAGAAAAGCGATTTTTGGAGTTTGAGGACGAGTTTTGA
- a CDS encoding PKD domain-containing protein, whose protein sequence is MKLQNFFQLAFFALAILFFTGCNDDEETPDTPAPVAGFTFSPASPEAGQTITFTNTSTNASTFAWSSNQGGFSSSEQNPTFAFAEAGSYTVTLTATGEGGSDTDTQTITVVDGGGTVTPTYPANYTESTDAATGRASLRIASDASGIGQDNITWTKDKVWVLEGFVFVNEGQTLTIEAGTVIKGQEGQGENASALIVARGGKVIAEGTPNEPIIFTAEEDNLNGNLGADESGKWGGLIILGKAGLNSTPGESAIEGIPTTESRGLYGGSDDADNSGVFRYISVRHGGSDIGAGNEINGVTFGGVGTGTTVEYIEVYANKDDAFEWFGGTVNSKYLIATAAGDDNFDYDEGFRGNVQFGLIYQRPDLGDRGGEHDGGTDPETGTPYATPKFFNITSVGASDDGNRALTFRDNAGGEYHNSVFVSYESAVDIEFLASGESSYRRFQAGDLKLMNNTFSEIAANADSLFTIAVVSGKEPAQADLDAAIADVVAYFPANGNTVGSIGVTRSNLVPNANGGSVSAPANSFFTATDYRGAFAVGSTPWYVGWTATESFIQ, encoded by the coding sequence ATGAAATTACAAAATTTCTTTCAATTAGCATTTTTTGCTTTAGCCATCTTATTTTTTACTGGCTGTAACGATGATGAAGAAACACCAGACACACCAGCTCCAGTAGCAGGTTTTACTTTTAGTCCTGCAAGTCCAGAGGCTGGTCAGACTATCACTTTTACAAATACAAGTACAAATGCATCAACATTTGCTTGGTCTTCTAATCAAGGAGGTTTTAGTTCATCTGAGCAGAACCCTACATTTGCATTTGCAGAAGCTGGTAGCTACACTGTTACACTTACAGCAACTGGCGAAGGTGGCTCAGACACAGATACACAAACTATCACAGTAGTAGATGGTGGTGGAACAGTTACTCCTACTTACCCTGCTAACTATACAGAAAGTACAGATGCAGCAACAGGAAGAGCTTCTCTTAGAATTGCTTCAGATGCAAGTGGTATTGGACAAGACAATATTACTTGGACAAAAGATAAAGTTTGGGTACTTGAAGGATTTGTTTTTGTAAATGAAGGTCAAACACTTACTATTGAAGCAGGTACAGTAATCAAAGGACAAGAAGGACAAGGCGAAAATGCTTCTGCTCTTATTGTTGCTCGTGGTGGTAAAGTTATAGCAGAAGGAACTCCAAATGAGCCTATTATTTTTACAGCAGAAGAAGATAACCTAAACGGAAACTTGGGTGCTGACGAGAGTGGAAAATGGGGTGGTCTTATCATTTTAGGTAAGGCAGGACTTAACTCTACTCCAGGAGAATCTGCTATTGAAGGTATTCCAACTACTGAATCTCGTGGCTTATACGGAGGTTCTGACGATGCTGACAACTCAGGTGTGTTCCGTTATATTTCAGTTCGTCATGGTGGTTCTGATATTGGTGCAGGAAATGAAATCAACGGTGTTACTTTTGGTGGTGTAGGTACTGGTACTACAGTAGAATACATTGAGGTTTATGCAAACAAAGACGATGCTTTTGAATGGTTTGGTGGAACAGTAAATTCAAAATATTTGATAGCTACTGCTGCTGGTGATGATAATTTTGATTATGACGAAGGTTTCCGTGGAAACGTACAATTTGGTCTTATCTATCAGCGTCCAGATCTCGGCGACCGTGGTGGTGAGCATGACGGTGGTACAGACCCAGAAACAGGAACTCCTTATGCTACTCCAAAATTCTTCAATATCACTTCTGTTGGTGCATCTGATGATGGTAACCGTGCGCTTACTTTCCGTGATAATGCAGGTGGAGAGTACCACAATAGTGTTTTTGTAAGCTATGAAAGTGCTGTAGATATTGAATTTTTAGCAAGTGGTGAGAGCAGCTACCGTCGTTTCCAAGCTGGGGATTTGAAGTTAATGAATAATACATTCTCAGAAATTGCAGCAAATGCAGATTCTTTATTTACTATTGCAGTAGTATCTGGAAAAGAACCTGCTCAAGCAGATTTAGATGCAGCTATAGCAGATGTAGTAGCTTATTTCCCTGCAAATGGAAATACAGTAGGTTCTATTGGAGTTACTCGTAGTAATCTTGTTCCAAATGCGAATGGTGGTAGTGTATCTGCACCAGCTAATTCATTCTTTACAGCAACTGATTATAGAGGTGCTTTTGCAGTAGGCTCTACACCTTGGTATGTAGGCTGGACTGCAACAGAATCATTCATTCAATAA
- a CDS encoding TonB-dependent receptor plug domain-containing protein has translation MKRNILLTLLSSSLFLGISLFECNALFAQIDDEGRYKFALDELESEKTTEIKVITATKRSQSIRKAPATIMVITAEQIRERGYESLDDIFRDIPGFDLTRVHGVFPNIWAQRGLYGDENKRTLLMIDGIVENNILEGNVLGGSQYSLHAIERIEIIWGSGSALYGANAFNGIINLITKKGRDVEGLEYQGGYGAFQTQFNKVLAGFQKDSLDVIISGSLFNSEGPVFEERHPAYNASFVDNAYSIVGRINWKNLNIGFSRFDRPMGQGQFSNSPVEYYQLPLYGYQDSEGTVAGSGSAPINVAGERAGVWRSVTNTLSTTYRKDFSEKIFVLGKAYYRQTGIAETSYDYYYSAADSAYERTPYSHNSYLIGTEAQLDYNINANQSLIFGLVYEYSDVEKGYRGYESVPRFYNSYNSFYRTILKDKSLRESVIYQNFAAYGQYVINTSLLNATDFVLGVRYDQNNVYGTTVNPRLAVVSNPNDFLTIKLMAGSAYRPPNNFELFSQAASRIQNPDLLPEKVRSFEANFILTPLEGLSIETNGFYNAYSDIIVSNVNIGDIDGDGNPNFQNRNQGTAQVVGLETKIQYTISSNTLLFGNLTLQNPQQKNGDETPTVPNIAKAKGNLGFQATFGNLISLYGVANWVGERTTNDSNPLESVPSYTIFNTALSTKSFIDDRVSFVLSVNNIFNTTYFDAGIRGATGGYYGTMHRQLGRNGTLKIVVKI, from the coding sequence ATGAAAAGAAATATACTACTGACACTTTTATCTTCTTCTCTATTTTTAGGTATTTCATTATTTGAGTGTAATGCTTTATTTGCTCAAATAGATGATGAAGGACGTTATAAATTTGCTCTTGATGAACTAGAAAGCGAGAAAACCACTGAAATAAAAGTAATTACAGCCACAAAGCGTAGCCAAAGCATTCGTAAAGCTCCTGCCACCATTATGGTTATTACAGCCGAACAAATAAGAGAAAGAGGATATGAGTCTTTAGATGATATTTTTAGAGATATTCCTGGATTTGACCTCACTCGTGTACACGGTGTTTTTCCTAATATTTGGGCGCAACGAGGACTTTATGGAGACGAAAATAAGCGTACTCTTTTGATGATAGACGGAATTGTAGAAAATAATATTTTGGAAGGAAATGTGTTGGGAGGTTCTCAGTATAGTTTGCACGCTATCGAACGTATAGAAATTATTTGGGGCAGTGGTTCGGCTCTCTATGGAGCAAATGCTTTCAATGGAATCATTAACCTTATTACTAAAAAAGGAAGAGATGTAGAAGGGCTAGAATATCAAGGAGGGTATGGAGCATTTCAAACTCAATTTAATAAAGTATTAGCAGGGTTTCAAAAAGATAGTTTGGATGTGATAATTTCGGGTTCATTATTCAACTCAGAAGGTCCCGTTTTTGAAGAACGCCACCCAGCCTACAATGCTAGTTTTGTAGATAACGCATATTCAATAGTTGGTAGAATAAATTGGAAAAACTTAAACATAGGTTTTAGTAGATTTGATAGACCTATGGGGCAAGGACAATTTTCCAATTCGCCAGTAGAATACTATCAACTGCCTTTGTATGGCTATCAAGACAGTGAAGGAACAGTAGCAGGAAGTGGTTCTGCACCTATCAATGTAGCTGGTGAAAGAGCAGGTGTTTGGCGTTCGGTTACCAATACATTATCCACTACGTATAGAAAAGATTTTTCTGAAAAAATATTTGTTTTAGGAAAAGCATACTATCGCCAAACAGGCATTGCAGAGACAAGTTATGACTATTATTATTCTGCTGCTGATTCGGCTTATGAGCGTACGCCTTACTCACACAATTCTTATCTTATTGGTACAGAAGCTCAACTAGATTACAATATCAATGCAAATCAAAGTCTTATTTTCGGACTTGTTTATGAATATAGTGATGTAGAAAAAGGTTATCGTGGTTATGAAAGTGTTCCTCGTTTTTATAATTCATACAATAGCTTTTATCGTACTATTTTAAAAGATAAAAGTTTGAGAGAAAGCGTTATCTATCAAAATTTTGCAGCTTATGGACAGTATGTTATCAATACTAGCCTTCTCAATGCTACTGATTTTGTTCTGGGTGTTCGTTATGACCAAAATAACGTATATGGAACTACTGTAAACCCAAGATTAGCAGTTGTTTCCAATCCAAATGATTTTCTCACTATCAAGCTAATGGCAGGAAGTGCTTACCGTCCTCCAAACAACTTTGAACTTTTCTCTCAAGCAGCTTCAAGAATCCAAAATCCAGACTTACTACCTGAAAAAGTCCGTTCTTTTGAAGCTAATTTTATTCTTACTCCTCTTGAAGGACTTTCCATAGAAACAAATGGTTTTTATAATGCTTATTCAGATATTATTGTTTCCAATGTAAATATTGGAGACATTGATGGAGATGGAAATCCTAATTTTCAGAATCGAAATCAAGGAACTGCACAAGTGGTAGGCTTAGAGACTAAGATACAATATACTATTTCCTCTAATACATTATTATTCGGCAACTTAACCCTACAAAATCCACAGCAAAAAAATGGAGATGAAACCCCAACTGTTCCGAATATTGCCAAAGCAAAAGGGAATTTGGGTTTTCAAGCTACTTTTGGCAATCTGATTAGTTTGTATGGTGTGGCTAACTGGGTAGGCGAGCGCACAACTAACGATTCCAACCCTTTAGAATCTGTGCCTAGTTATACAATTTTTAATACTGCTCTCTCTACCAAAAGTTTTATTGATGACAGAGTAAGTTTTGTTTTGTCAGTAAATAATATTTTCAACACAACTTATTTTGATGCTGGCATCAGAGGAGCAACAGGAGGATATTATGGAACAATGCACCGACAATTAGGTAGAAATGGAACGCTAAAAATTGTTGTGAAGATATAA
- a CDS encoding PLP-dependent transferase codes for MNNTRTIDYIKNVLENMPSDWIRLTTHRLDIYNESLAKTQFLEQFETLFENNNFEKSALNILPTAYDYIRLGHPLSSVLEWTLAKLNNLESKSVISFSSKVTPILAVLRKNLFENKKTRIIYTDKLPASFDEKAIREVYGYNFEVQKATSITEIQNVDGSTVLVSDQSNIKAITLTSNIDFYISLHGDLGSIIFINEGNENYISEIQHVRRRETIAMTPADCYTVLQSLVGNDSFEPKKIDRQKSKIAVLENIKEITKADAKAIIGSSGLSVQYAIMMGLVDEALQNHKGKDIKFIVPPNCYGGTNDQARRVATCLENVEVMDLPVDRENDMVSSTNFVLDKVAELDAVPYIIVEIPTNPRVEVPNLEKLKEALTKERKTPHGELAIEPVFILDQTFCPNFNFLGENQILSDVKVISYVSGSKFPSGGKVTAGYATANKKAAYLMENLEKHIILCDNEATDLQLDILSEQLPSMNQRITEAYKNTREFVNFIEEKLPTAKINFVSEELAEQGFTPSVFSLDLPTKGDTAEEREAYKRKLNDKLITMMIKDIPQESKYCVSYGQLKGVYWTIPATSTQGTTKESDKDYIARVSLSANMDLEKHKEVFSDFVEQI; via the coding sequence ATGAACAACACTAGAACCATCGATTATATCAAAAATGTGTTAGAGAATATGCCAAGCGATTGGATAAGACTAACTACACACCGATTAGATATTTATAATGAATCACTCGCCAAAACTCAATTTTTAGAGCAGTTTGAAACACTTTTTGAAAATAACAACTTTGAAAAATCGGCTTTGAATATTTTACCAACAGCTTACGACTATATTCGCTTAGGGCATCCACTTTCATCAGTTTTGGAATGGACACTTGCCAAGCTGAACAATTTAGAATCTAAAAGTGTCATCAGTTTTTCTTCTAAGGTTACGCCTATTTTGGCTGTGTTGAGGAAAAATTTATTTGAAAATAAAAAGACACGAATTATCTATACAGATAAGTTACCAGCTTCTTTTGACGAGAAAGCAATAAGAGAAGTTTATGGTTATAATTTTGAAGTACAGAAAGCTACAAGCATAACAGAAATACAAAATGTTGATGGAAGTACAGTATTAGTTTCAGACCAAAGTAATATCAAAGCCATCACTCTAACCTCAAATATTGACTTCTATATTTCACTTCATGGAGATTTGGGAAGTATTATTTTCATAAATGAAGGCAACGAAAATTATATTTCAGAAATACAACACGTCAGAAGAAGAGAAACTATTGCCATGACACCAGCAGATTGTTACACAGTTTTACAATCTTTAGTAGGTAATGATTCTTTTGAGCCAAAGAAAATAGACAGACAAAAAAGCAAAATAGCCGTTTTAGAAAACATTAAAGAAATTACGAAAGCAGATGCAAAGGCAATTATCGGCTCTAGTGGACTTTCTGTGCAGTATGCCATTATGATGGGGCTTGTAGATGAAGCTCTACAAAATCATAAAGGAAAAGATATTAAATTTATTGTCCCTCCAAACTGTTACGGAGGTACAAACGACCAAGCAAGGCGTGTGGCTACATGCTTGGAAAATGTAGAAGTGATGGATTTGCCTGTCGATAGGGAGAATGACATGGTCAGCAGTACGAATTTCGTTTTGGATAAAGTAGCAGAATTAGATGCTGTTCCCTACATCATTGTAGAAATTCCGACCAATCCAAGAGTCGAAGTTCCAAACCTTGAAAAACTCAAAGAAGCCTTAACCAAAGAGCGTAAAACACCTCATGGAGAGTTAGCTATTGAGCCTGTTTTTATTTTAGACCAAACGTTTTGTCCTAATTTCAACTTTTTAGGAGAAAATCAAATTCTTTCAGATGTAAAAGTTATCTCTTATGTAAGTGGTTCGAAGTTTCCAAGTGGAGGAAAAGTTACGGCAGGTTATGCAACGGCAAACAAAAAAGCTGCTTACTTGATGGAAAACCTTGAAAAACATATTATTCTTTGTGATAATGAAGCCACAGATTTACAATTAGATATTTTGTCAGAACAGCTTCCTTCTATGAATCAGCGCATTACAGAAGCCTACAAAAATACTCGTGAGTTTGTAAATTTCATTGAAGAAAAATTACCTACTGCAAAAATTAATTTTGTTTCAGAAGAGTTGGCAGAACAAGGTTTTACGCCTTCGGTTTTTTCATTAGACTTGCCAACAAAAGGCGACACAGCCGAAGAAAGAGAAGCCTATAAAAGAAAGCTCAATGACAAACTCATCACAATGATGATTAAAGATATTCCACAAGAGAGTAAATACTGTGTGAGTTATGGACAGCTCAAAGGCGTTTATTGGACAATCCCTGCTACTTCTACACAAGGCACAACCAAAGAATCAGATAAAGACTACATTGCTCGTGTATCACTTTCAGCCAATATGGATTTAGAAAAGCATAAGGAAGTGTTTTCAGATTTTGTAGAGCAGATTTAG
- a CDS encoding FAD-binding oxidoreductase, with protein MMQEFIDQCKKILGNENVRETGQKPLRTATFDFDTKVEVMLFPTSTSELAKCLKYANFYKVPIHVVSRGYNIGLGSSLPPKENSALIDLSKMNKIIDFSERMAYISVEAGVSFEQVFDFLEKEKSSLMMDSIGSSSKASIVGNTAERGHGMGMYADRFSNVCGFEVMLPTGEIIKTGYNAYGEDNKISPLAKGGVGASLDGLFTQSNLGIITKLTFWLRPKTDFFQTFYFEVETDEECGRVSELWKDLQLKGLQASLRIFSDTRLIAFNQQKEKNTEWSEEKRKELRESLGVENKWIGFGGIYSPSKLHAKADKKIIKKYIGSLTKNLVFYDEQSIELAQTEEEKEKISFFYDKSVLRGYVSDQPLSMCYWRKPQIDKKTNVHKDKCGVLWYCPIIPNRKEDVQKAIDIVETISSDYKLEPNVGFLFVSERAIDITGAICYDREQESEEAMARECHDKIMEAFIAHGYVPYRLGIQSMELINYMKLENLTFLRQLKNTIDPNNILSKNRYIL; from the coding sequence ATGATGCAGGAATTTATAGACCAGTGTAAAAAAATACTGGGAAATGAGAATGTTAGAGAAACAGGTCAAAAGCCACTTCGTACAGCCACTTTTGATTTTGATACAAAAGTAGAGGTGATGTTATTTCCTACTTCTACATCAGAATTAGCTAAGTGCTTAAAATATGCTAATTTCTATAAAGTCCCAATTCACGTTGTAAGTAGAGGGTATAATATTGGTTTGGGTTCTTCGCTACCTCCAAAAGAGAATAGTGCTTTGATAGATTTATCTAAAATGAATAAAATTATTGATTTTAGTGAACGAATGGCATATATATCTGTAGAAGCAGGAGTAAGTTTTGAACAAGTGTTTGATTTTTTGGAAAAGGAAAAAAGCAGCCTTATGATGGATAGTATAGGCTCTTCATCTAAGGCAAGTATAGTAGGAAATACAGCAGAAAGGGGACATGGAATGGGAATGTACGCAGACAGATTTAGTAATGTCTGTGGTTTTGAAGTCATGCTACCTACTGGAGAAATTATAAAAACAGGGTACAATGCTTATGGAGAAGATAATAAAATATCTCCACTAGCAAAAGGAGGAGTAGGAGCTAGTCTTGACGGTTTGTTTACGCAATCAAACTTGGGTATTATTACTAAATTAACTTTTTGGCTCAGACCCAAAACTGACTTTTTTCAAACATTTTATTTTGAGGTAGAAACTGATGAAGAGTGTGGTAGAGTTTCAGAACTTTGGAAAGATTTACAATTAAAAGGACTACAAGCCTCTTTGAGAATCTTTAGTGATACTAGGCTGATAGCCTTTAACCAACAAAAAGAAAAAAATACAGAATGGTCAGAGGAAAAAAGAAAAGAACTTAGAGAATCGCTAGGTGTTGAAAATAAATGGATAGGATTTGGGGGAATTTATTCACCAAGTAAGTTACATGCTAAAGCCGATAAAAAAATAATTAAAAAATATATTGGAAGTCTGACCAAAAATTTAGTATTTTACGACGAACAAAGTATTGAATTAGCTCAAACAGAAGAGGAAAAAGAAAAGATTAGTTTTTTCTATGACAAGTCTGTTCTTAGAGGATATGTTTCTGACCAACCACTTAGTATGTGTTATTGGCGAAAACCTCAAATAGATAAAAAAACAAATGTTCATAAAGATAAGTGTGGAGTTTTGTGGTACTGTCCTATTATTCCTAATAGAAAAGAAGATGTACAGAAAGCTATAGATATTGTAGAAACCATTAGTTCTGACTACAAACTAGAACCAAATGTAGGTTTTTTGTTTGTTTCTGAAAGAGCTATAGACATAACAGGAGCTATTTGTTATGATAGAGAACAAGAAAGTGAAGAAGCTATGGCTAGAGAATGCCATGACAAAATCATGGAAGCATTTATTGCACATGGCTATGTTCCTTATAGGCTAGGTATACAATCTATGGAATTAATAAACTATATGAAACTAGAAAATCTTACTTTTCTTCGACAACTAAAAAATACTATAGATCCAAATAATATTTTATCCAAAAATAGATATATATTGTAA
- a CDS encoding GNAT family N-acetyltransferase, translating to MKKHKSVTMKILETQRLLIEEVTLHDASFFFNLMNSPNWLEHIGDRNINSLADAEKHIQDNILTSYVKNGFGFYKMSIKSNEEPIGAIGFFKREHLAFPDIGYAILPQYESKGYISEAAKAMMDYGKQKLELKTIFAFTTKKNLVSQKVLSKIGLHLTETKMEDGEEILYYST from the coding sequence ATGAAAAAACATAAATCAGTAACTATGAAAATTTTGGAAACTCAAAGATTACTTATTGAAGAAGTAACTCTACACGATGCTTCTTTCTTTTTTAATTTAATGAATAGCCCAAATTGGTTAGAGCATATTGGAGATAGAAATATTAACTCTTTGGCAGATGCTGAAAAACACATACAAGACAACATTTTGACAAGCTATGTAAAAAATGGATTTGGATTCTATAAAATGTCGATAAAATCCAATGAAGAACCTATTGGAGCTATTGGTTTTTTTAAAAGAGAGCATTTAGCTTTTCCAGATATTGGCTATGCCATTTTGCCACAGTATGAAAGTAAAGGTTATATAAGTGAAGCTGCTAAAGCTATGATGGATTATGGAAAACAAAAACTGGAGCTAAAAACTATCTTTGCTTTTACCACAAAAAAAAATTTGGTTTCTCAAAAGGTATTATCAAAAATAGGTTTACATCTTACAGAAACTAAAATGGAAGATGGAGAAGAAATTTTGTATTACTCTACCTAA